From the Sphingobacteruim zhuxiongii genome, the window AAGGGATTGAATTAAATCTTTTTTTAAAGAGTTGGATTGGAAGCGTCTTGTGGATTTGTACAAGTCCCTTCCGACCGAAGCATGCAAGAAAGAATTGGTTTATCGCTGTTCAAGAAACTGCTCAAGTCAATGTGTTGGATGATATAGATCTTAAGGATGTTGTTTTTCAAACAATGAGGAGCAGTGGGGCCGGAGGCCAGCATGTCAATAAGGTGAGCTCAGCCGTTCGGGCGACACATCTTCCAACGGGAATTGATGTGCAAGTCATGGACACTCGCTCGCAGTTGCAGAATAAGCAAATTGCGCTGCAACGCCTACAAGAGCGGGTTTCTACGATCAATGCGTCGTCGCAGCGATCCAGCAATCGCTCGAATTGGGAGCAGCAGATTCAAATTGAGCGAGGAAATCCTATCCGTACATTTGAAGGAAAAGGATTCAAGCCAAGGCGATAAGTTCCTTTGTTGCCAAAAATAGAATAGCCGATTTGAACTATTACGATTCAAATCGGCTATTTCTTTTTATATTATGCGACCGTTATTTTGGCATCGGTGGCAATGCAAATCCGTTTTTGTACGGCTTATTAATCCACTCTTGTGCTGCTTGAGCAGCATTCAGCGTTACTGATTGACGATTAAATCTAGGGTGTCCATCGATTACGCTAAACTCATCTACCGATACGACCTTGATTTCGTCATTTGGATTGATATTCGTAAAGCGCATGTTTTCACCATCCCACAGTAATTCGCGATGTAGTGCTTGAAGTCGCACAGCAAGAACCCCCATAACGACCATCTCATTAAATGGACCCGAAAATTGGAAATTGGAACTTGTCTCCGTACGGTTTTCTTTAGATTCTTTTGCCGCGCGGATCCAGTCCTGCTCGTGGGCATCTGTTTTCCAAATATCACCATTTCCACCTTTGACACGTGGAATCCATGGGCTTGGTTTTTTGAAGTCCTTCATGTTTTCAACAGGTAATAAAGTCGCATTCATGCCGTAACATCCAGTCATGATTTTACCTTTTTTACCAACGAAGATAATACCTCCGTCTGGGTCACCCATCATCATACCTGGTGTAAGTTCTTTCGGTCTGTCTGGCAATAATCCGCCATCATACCAATAAACGTCAACTTCCGGCATTTTTACCTTTCCAGCCTTCGGACGCGCAGGGAACGTATATTTTACAATCTCCGCATGCGGTGGCGAATATAGGTTACTTAATGTTGAACTACCATTTACTTTCGTCGGATACTTCAAGTTCAATGCCCAGTAAATAGGATCCATAATGTGACAAGCCATATCGCCTAAGGCACCTGTTCCGAAATCGTACCAGCCTCTCCAGTTCCAAGGAGTGTAAACTGAATTAAAATCGCGATGTTCCGCAGGGCCCAAGAATAGGTTCCAATCTAAATCTTTCGGAATAGGCATTCCTTCTTTAGGTTTCATTAATCCTTGCGGCCAAATTGGACGGTTTGTCCAGCAATGTACTTCAGTAATTTCGCCAATAGCATCGGATTGTATCCATTCTGCAATTTCACGACACCAATCAAATGAATTACCTTGATTTCCCATCTGTGTCGCTACACCATATTGCTTTGCCAACTTCGTTAAAAGTCTAGATTCGTAAACATTATGGGTTAGTGGCTTTTGGGTGTAGGTATGCTTTCCAAGTGTAATGGCGTGTGCAGTAACACCAGCGTGTGTATGATCTGGTGTAGCAACTAACACAGCATCAATACTATTTCCGATTTCATCAAACATCTTACGCCAATCTTTGAAGCGTTGTGCCTTTGGATAGTCATTGAAAGTCTTCGATGCATATTTCCAGTCCACATCGCATAAGGCAACAATATTCTCGGTCTTCATATTGTTTAGGTTTCTTCTCCCGATTCCGCCCACTCCAATTCCGGCAATATTCAAGCGATCGCTAGGAGCGATATGCCCAAACTTCTTACCTAGTACAGTGTTCGACACAATAGTGAAACCAGTTAACAAGCTTGCGTTTTTAATGAAATCTCTTCTTGAGTTATTTTCCATGTTGTATTTGGTTTAGTTTATTTCTCTGATTCGTATGTTTTTAAAAAATGCTGGATTCCCATGATCCTGAATTCCAATTTTACCTTTCGCGATCTTGGCGTAGGGCAAGGCAGCGAATTTGCTCTTTGCAATATGCTCCTTCAATTCTGCAGATCCCATCTGATAGGTAAGAATAAGTTTCTTGTTTAGCCAATGTTGAACCTGACCGTTTTTGGATACGATTCTAGTCTTATTCCATTGTCCCGCAGGATTTAAAGGTGAAATATTGGGAGCAATAACGTCTGACATGGCGCCTGTTTTCTGCTGCTCTGTTAATTGCTGCGGATAGTTTTCATTATCAATAATCTGAAATTCCGGTCCTGTTTGATACATGTACTTATTGTCTGGATGTTCGACGACGTAGATAAAAATTCCGCTATTACCGGCTTTTTCGATTTTCCACTCCATTTCTAATTCGAAATTCTCGAATTCATCGTTAGTAACAATATCACCGTTTTTGCCCGCAGTCGATAGAATCCCATCTTGTACTTGCCATCCTTTGATTGCACCAGCATTGTACTGATGCCAAGAATCTAATGAATTGCCGGCCAATAGATTAATCCATTTACCTTTTTTCTCTATATCGATATGATATCTTATTGAACTATCCGTATCGATAACAGGCTGTTCTTGTATTCCAACAGATAGCAAGGCTAGGATGCCGCTGCCGATTAAGATGCTGTTTATCATTTTTTATTATTTTGGGTTAAGTTGAATTAATATCCGGGATTTTGTGTTAAACCAGGGTTTGCGTCTATCGCCGTACGTGGAATCGGATAAATCAAGCGGATTGCATTGATCGCCCCGCGTCCCACAGGTCCGGGTATCGGATTTAAGAATGTGCCAAATCGAATCATATCTTGACGACTTACCAGTTCCCAGGCAAATTCGAATCTTCGCTCTTTATAAATATCATTTAATGTGACACTGCTAAGCAATTTTGCAGGATCCGTAAATGCTCTTTTTCTTATCGCGTTGACAAGTTCCGTTGCTTCCGCATTCGACGTACCAGAACGTACAAGTGCTTCTGCCTTCATTAAGTAAATATCCGCTAAACGGAATATCGCATAGTCGTTTTCCATATTTCCATTAACACCCTTTTGAAATTCCCATTTGTAGCAACGTGCACCATCTTCTTGTTCTACCTGACCCCATCCATCAGCGTCTACACTATATTTAAAAGTGAAATCGATATGGTGGATTAGAGGTCGGCCGTGAGCAGTCATTAGTATTTGTCCTGTTGCAGGATCTCGCATTTCACCAATTAAGAAAGAACCAGCAAAACGGATATCTTCCGTATCAAATTCTCGCACATATCCAGGCATTGCGTTAATTCCATTGAATCCTGTTGTACTCAAGCCTAATGCCGCATTGCTAAGATAATGAAGCGTATGTTGAAGCATGATATTACCACCATCAACAGTACTGAATACGATTGGAAATATGATTTCTTTAGAATTTTGGTTGTTCACGGCGAAGCTGGCTTTCCAATTCGATTCTAAGGTATAGCCTAATGACAATACTTTATCACAACTTGCAATAACTTCTTGCCATTTTGTTCCAGCGGTTGGATTCCAAATATTAGCGTTAAGATACATCTTTGCAAGCAATGTATAGGCTGCACCCTGTGTCATCTTTCCATAGCTGTTGCTAGTAACATCAGCACGTAGGAGATCTTTTACTGCATTTAGTTCGGAAATAATAAATTCATAGACCTCTTTTCGGGAGGAAGTTTTCGGTTTATCGGTTACTGTGAAATCTGTCACGATCGGTACATTCCCATAATTATCAATTAAATAATAATACCATAATGCTCGTACAGCTCTAATTTCTGCTAAGATTTGCTCTTTATTATTTACCGATGGATTGGAATTTACCATATGATAAATCTGATTACAAGTTGATACACCACGCATCATTCCGTTATATGAATCTGTCACGTAACGGTTTCCAGAAGTCCATGTTCCGAATCGGAATTCCTTAAATAATCCGCCTTCCCATCCATCTCCACCTTTTCGCGTAGGAGTAATCGCCATATCCGAAGAACCATCAACCATACAGAAATAGGCTGGACTCCAAATTGGTTTCAAGGTTCTATAGATGGGAGCGATTAACGCATTTATTTCTTTTTCTTTCTGGCCAAATTGATCGGCTGGAAGTTTATCGTACAAATCCTCGTCAAGGTTAGTACAAGCGCATATATTGAGAATCAGCAATAATGCTAATCCATATCTGTATTTTGATTTCATAGTCATTTCTTGCTAAAGTGTTAGATTAAGTCCGAAAGAAACTGTCCTAGCTTTCGGATAATAGTTTCTTCCCTCCATACCAGGGGCTAATCCTCCCATATCAACTTCGGGATCCATACCCTTATAATTCGTTATAAGGAATAAATTCTGCCCATTGACATATAAGCGCAAGCCTTTGACATATTTTATCGAATTTGCTGGAAAACTGTACCCAATCGTAGCATTGTCGAGTCGCAAGAAAGATCCCTTTTCGATATTAAAACTGCTATATTTTGGGTTATCTTTTAATCCATTTGTTAATGCTTCTTCCAGAACATTTCCACCTGGGAGCCACAAAGTCGTGGCATATGCCATTCTTGAGAAGTTTAACACATCATTACCATAAACTCCACGTAGGAAGAATGAAAAGTCTAGATTACGGTAGTTAAATGAATTATTGATTCCGTATGTGAATTTCGGTTGCGCCGATCCAATGTAGGTCCGGTCATCATCCGTCAATCCTGC encodes:
- a CDS encoding Gfo/Idh/MocA family protein → MENNSRRDFIKNASLLTGFTIVSNTVLGKKFGHIAPSDRLNIAGIGVGGIGRRNLNNMKTENIVALCDVDWKYASKTFNDYPKAQRFKDWRKMFDEIGNSIDAVLVATPDHTHAGVTAHAITLGKHTYTQKPLTHNVYESRLLTKLAKQYGVATQMGNQGNSFDWCREIAEWIQSDAIGEITEVHCWTNRPIWPQGLMKPKEGMPIPKDLDWNLFLGPAEHRDFNSVYTPWNWRGWYDFGTGALGDMACHIMDPIYWALNLKYPTKVNGSSTLSNLYSPPHAEIVKYTFPARPKAGKVKMPEVDVYWYDGGLLPDRPKELTPGMMMGDPDGGIIFVGKKGKIMTGCYGMNATLLPVENMKDFKKPSPWIPRVKGGNGDIWKTDAHEQDWIRAAKESKENRTETSSNFQFSGPFNEMVVMGVLAVRLQALHRELLWDGENMRFTNINPNDEIKVVSVDEFSVIDGHPRFNRQSVTLNAAQAAQEWINKPYKNGFALPPMPK
- a CDS encoding RagB/SusD family nutrient uptake outer membrane protein, whose amino-acid sequence is MKSKYRYGLALLLILNICACTNLDEDLYDKLPADQFGQKEKEINALIAPIYRTLKPIWSPAYFCMVDGSSDMAITPTRKGGDGWEGGLFKEFRFGTWTSGNRYVTDSYNGMMRGVSTCNQIYHMVNSNPSVNNKEQILAEIRAVRALWYYYLIDNYGNVPIVTDFTVTDKPKTSSRKEVYEFIISELNAVKDLLRADVTSNSYGKMTQGAAYTLLAKMYLNANIWNPTAGTKWQEVIASCDKVLSLGYTLESNWKASFAVNNQNSKEIIFPIVFSTVDGGNIMLQHTLHYLSNAALGLSTTGFNGINAMPGYVREFDTEDIRFAGSFLIGEMRDPATGQILMTAHGRPLIHHIDFTFKYSVDADGWGQVEQEDGARCYKWEFQKGVNGNMENDYAIFRLADIYLMKAEALVRSGTSNAEATELVNAIRKRAFTDPAKLLSSVTLNDIYKERRFEFAWELVSRQDMIRFGTFLNPIPGPVGRGAINAIRLIYPIPRTAIDANPGLTQNPGY
- the prfH gene encoding peptide chain release factor H, translated to MMKVQLQVSSGRGPKECNLAVEHVLTVLQQEAVANKIDVRIVHQEYSDGLCCSALLTLEGIELNLFLKSWIGSVLWICTSPFRPKHARKNWFIAVQETAQVNVLDDIDLKDVVFQTMRSSGAGGQHVNKVSSAVRATHLPTGIDVQVMDTRSQLQNKQIALQRLQERVSTINASSQRSSNRSNWEQQIQIERGNPIRTFEGKGFKPRR
- a CDS encoding 3-keto-disaccharide hydrolase, which produces MINSILIGSGILALLSVGIQEQPVIDTDSSIRYHIDIEKKGKWINLLAGNSLDSWHQYNAGAIKGWQVQDGILSTAGKNGDIVTNDEFENFELEMEWKIEKAGNSGIFIYVVEHPDNKYMYQTGPEFQIIDNENYPQQLTEQQKTGAMSDVIAPNISPLNPAGQWNKTRIVSKNGQVQHWLNKKLILTYQMGSAELKEHIAKSKFAALPYAKIAKGKIGIQDHGNPAFFKNIRIREIN